A window from Streptomyces sp. NBC_00335 encodes these proteins:
- a CDS encoding FAD-dependent oxidoreductase has protein sequence MYDVILIGARCAGSSTAMLLARSGARVLLLDRAAFPSDTVSTHFLHPAGAAHLDDWGLLEPLMSTGCPPIQEMSFHLADDVVVRSAPLPAGRVTSCVAPRRTVLDSLLVEAAGAAGAEFRPGCSFQSPVEHEGRIAGVTFTSGGRTSTARARLVIGADGKHSPFARAVGARTYRDLGVISCLFYGYWSGLADKGSQVFVRDGQAAVAFPTHHGQHCVVVGWSRSRFEEVKQDLDRHFRATVAELAPEIDAALTSGEQHGRIVGAGDLANFYRDSAGPGWGLVGDAGHTRDPASAHGIGDAFAQAELLADLVSRELGEDSRALDRAVSAYAAERDRRTTDAFETNAAFAAWEVPQPLLDVLRVAQHQPERAQRFMGVYAGRVSMSGFLAGAS, from the coding sequence GTGTACGACGTCATCCTCATCGGAGCCCGCTGTGCCGGCTCTTCCACGGCCATGCTCCTCGCCCGGTCAGGCGCCCGTGTGCTGCTGCTGGACCGAGCCGCCTTCCCCAGTGACACCGTCTCGACGCATTTCCTGCACCCGGCGGGCGCCGCTCATCTCGACGACTGGGGGCTGCTGGAGCCCCTGATGTCCACCGGATGCCCCCCGATCCAGGAGATGTCCTTCCATCTGGCGGACGACGTGGTGGTGCGCTCCGCCCCGCTGCCGGCCGGCCGTGTGACCTCCTGCGTCGCTCCACGCCGGACCGTCTTGGACTCGCTTCTCGTGGAGGCCGCGGGAGCGGCGGGAGCGGAGTTCCGGCCCGGATGCTCCTTCCAGAGCCCTGTGGAGCACGAGGGGCGGATCGCCGGGGTGACCTTCACCTCCGGCGGGCGGACGTCCACGGCGCGGGCGCGGCTGGTGATCGGCGCCGACGGCAAGCATTCGCCGTTCGCCCGTGCCGTCGGTGCGCGGACCTACCGCGACCTCGGGGTCATCAGCTGCCTGTTCTACGGGTACTGGAGCGGGCTGGCGGACAAGGGATCGCAGGTCTTCGTCCGCGACGGCCAGGCGGCGGTGGCCTTCCCGACCCACCACGGGCAGCACTGTGTGGTCGTCGGCTGGTCCCGCTCCCGCTTCGAGGAGGTCAAGCAGGACCTCGACCGCCATTTCCGTGCGACGGTGGCCGAGCTCGCGCCCGAGATCGACGCGGCGCTCACCTCCGGTGAGCAGCACGGGCGGATCGTGGGCGCGGGAGACCTGGCGAACTTCTACCGTGATTCGGCGGGCCCGGGCTGGGGCCTGGTCGGTGATGCCGGGCATACGAGGGACCCCGCGAGCGCGCACGGCATCGGTGACGCCTTCGCGCAGGCTGAACTGCTCGCGGACCTGGTGTCGCGGGAGCTGGGCGAGGACTCCCGGGCGCTGGACCGGGCGGTGTCCGCCTACGCCGCCGAGCGCGACCGGCGCACCACCGACGCGTTCGAGACCAACGCGGCGTTCGCTGCCTGGGAGGTGCCACAGCCGCTGCTCGACGTCCTGCGGGTGGCCCAGCACCAACCCGAGCGGGCCCAGCGGTTCATGGGCGTCTACGCGGGGCGCGTCAGCATGAGCGGCTTCCTGGCCGGCGCGTCGTGA
- a CDS encoding CsbD family protein, giving the protein MSGEQKAEAKGEQAKGKLKEAAGRLTGNERLTAEGRAEQAKGDARDAKEKIKNMFKR; this is encoded by the coding sequence GTGTCTGGTGAGCAGAAGGCCGAGGCGAAGGGCGAGCAGGCCAAGGGCAAGCTCAAGGAGGCCGCTGGACGCCTGACGGGCAACGAGCGGCTGACGGCGGAAGGCCGCGCGGAGCAGGCCAAGGGCGATGCCCGCGATGCCAAGGAAAAGATCAAGAACATGTTCAAGCGCTGA
- a CDS encoding DUF6479 family protein, translating to MITSLPLAAEASSSLFLIIAGVMVVVLLIGAFWYGSRRAARRTDPVARPADQNPQAATRQDSWQTPEEGSDHNRP from the coding sequence ATGATCACTTCCCTTCCCCTCGCAGCCGAAGCCTCGTCGTCTCTCTTTCTGATCATCGCCGGAGTGATGGTGGTCGTCCTCTTGATCGGCGCGTTCTGGTACGGCAGCCGACGCGCAGCCCGCCGCACGGATCCCGTCGCCCGCCCGGCCGATCAGAACCCGCAGGCGGCAACCCGGCAGGACTCCTGGCAGACACCCGAAGAAGGGTCCGACCACAACCGGCCCTGA
- a CDS encoding RICIN domain-containing protein, with translation MRSRRKLSVLAAVCVSALAVGGLAQPALADGSVNGPVENCNAAAAVSPGSFGTGALSWCILASQQSGEAKKLAREGFVKGLLEMLTNHTGGNYNIMIFDVKGKNAFGDPWFVHPYTANLKDVAYQGDIDYNDATSREDQTYRIWIFSGGGSFTNHGDGGWINWGFYGLWDRNGSTVDFRPTMVPATTPGVPKGETPGPGDTPITPGVPAQPGPRPGFRADSAATTPSGSGRPPVGVPVRLKTVNNLGAAATNAASGSTVVAGKLGDTNSTWTFKEAGGSRYEIANGLGPVLTENMSTYFASITTWKGGAAQKWEVIPIKGDTYQIRISDQDCLTYHEDYKKLGVWTCDGSQGQQWTIAR, from the coding sequence GACGGCTCGGTCAACGGGCCCGTCGAGAACTGCAACGCCGCGGCCGCCGTGTCGCCGGGGTCTTTCGGCACCGGCGCGCTGTCGTGGTGCATTCTGGCGTCCCAGCAGAGCGGTGAGGCCAAGAAGCTGGCCCGCGAGGGGTTCGTCAAGGGCCTGCTCGAGATGCTGACGAACCACACCGGCGGCAATTACAACATCATGATTTTCGACGTCAAGGGCAAGAACGCCTTCGGGGACCCCTGGTTCGTCCACCCCTACACCGCGAACCTCAAGGACGTGGCGTACCAGGGCGACATCGATTACAACGACGCGACTTCGCGCGAGGACCAGACCTACCGGATCTGGATCTTCTCCGGCGGCGGCAGCTTCACCAACCACGGCGACGGCGGATGGATCAACTGGGGCTTCTACGGCCTGTGGGACCGCAACGGCTCCACCGTCGACTTCCGCCCCACGATGGTGCCGGCCACGACCCCCGGCGTCCCCAAGGGCGAGACGCCCGGTCCCGGCGACACCCCCATCACCCCGGGCGTACCCGCCCAGCCCGGCCCCCGTCCCGGTTTCCGCGCCGACAGCGCGGCGACGACGCCCTCCGGATCAGGTCGCCCGCCCGTCGGAGTCCCTGTGCGCCTGAAGACCGTCAACAACCTCGGGGCTGCCGCGACGAACGCCGCCTCAGGCTCGACGGTGGTCGCGGGGAAGCTGGGAGACACCAACTCCACGTGGACGTTCAAGGAGGCGGGCGGCAGCCGCTACGAGATCGCCAACGGCCTCGGTCCGGTCCTCACCGAGAACATGAGCACCTACTTCGCGTCCATCACCACCTGGAAGGGCGGCGCCGCCCAGAAGTGGGAGGTCATCCCCATCAAGGGCGACACCTACCAGATCAGGATCAGTGACCAGGACTGCCTGACCTACCACGAGGACTACAAGAAGCTCGGCGTGTGGACCTGCGACGGTTCCCAGGGCCAGCAGTGGACCATCGCCCGCTGA
- a CDS encoding FAD-binding oxidoreductase gives MTAPAKTQARRGPDACCDPGLARALEAVRKIIGPDGSVDATPQAWNVSMFRPRTVHAVVRPTTAEQVRAVLRVFDDPDLSSGLHAYSTGRNWGLGSREPARDHAVALDLGGLDRVRDLDLVHGWAVVEPGVTQGALAALLAGSDRMLNVTAASAHTSVVGNILDRGVGVRRQRTEDLAGLEVVLPDGELVRTGWWPVPGRPPAAVYPYGLGPSLLHLFTQSDLGVVTAAAVRLPSRPEAQRMLRLGFTRDRLSPAVDMLRRWMAQGLVSGVVKVYDMVSAQFYGGRAGEFLAHLCVTGTHRSATALAEVLLKEAAECGLFSYAGQSDTDDAVVAMLEHTHAGDPGHNDAMLQATLGQPADRVDKHGEGWLFFMPMVPFHGDGVSRAYGLLERIQDESGVRPGCTVNGLSPDLVDFVVTIRFSRSEEAARQAHRVLDRAHELFHAEGFVPYRLDVDHAGWLDRLSPDPAGLALVRRLKQWIDPNSAIAPGRYA, from the coding sequence GTGACCGCGCCCGCGAAGACCCAGGCGCGGAGAGGACCGGACGCGTGCTGCGACCCCGGTCTGGCCCGGGCTCTGGAAGCCGTACGGAAGATCATCGGGCCGGACGGGAGCGTGGACGCCACCCCGCAGGCCTGGAACGTGAGCATGTTCAGGCCGCGGACCGTGCACGCGGTGGTGCGCCCGACCACGGCGGAACAGGTCCGGGCGGTGCTCCGCGTCTTCGACGACCCGGACCTGAGCAGCGGCCTGCACGCGTACAGCACCGGCCGCAACTGGGGACTTGGCTCCCGGGAACCCGCCCGCGACCACGCCGTGGCTCTTGACCTGGGCGGCCTCGACCGTGTGCGGGACCTGGACCTCGTACACGGCTGGGCGGTGGTCGAACCCGGGGTCACCCAGGGCGCGCTGGCGGCACTCCTCGCCGGCAGCGACCGCATGCTCAACGTGACGGCCGCGTCCGCCCACACCAGCGTCGTCGGGAACATCCTCGACCGCGGAGTGGGCGTGCGCCGCCAACGGACCGAGGATCTCGCGGGGCTCGAAGTCGTCCTGCCGGACGGAGAGCTGGTGCGGACGGGCTGGTGGCCGGTCCCCGGCCGGCCACCAGCGGCCGTCTACCCCTACGGACTCGGCCCGAGCCTCCTGCACCTGTTCACCCAGTCCGACCTGGGCGTGGTCACAGCGGCCGCCGTCCGGCTGCCGTCCCGCCCCGAGGCCCAACGGATGCTGCGCCTCGGCTTCACCCGCGACCGGCTCTCACCGGCCGTGGACATGCTGCGCCGCTGGATGGCACAGGGCCTGGTGAGCGGTGTGGTGAAGGTCTATGACATGGTCTCCGCACAGTTCTACGGCGGCCGGGCGGGGGAATTCCTGGCACATCTGTGCGTGACCGGCACCCACCGGTCGGCCACCGCCCTCGCGGAGGTACTCCTCAAGGAAGCGGCGGAGTGCGGGCTGTTCTCGTACGCCGGTCAGTCAGATACCGACGACGCCGTCGTCGCCATGCTGGAGCACACGCACGCGGGCGATCCGGGTCACAACGACGCCATGCTCCAAGCCACCTTGGGCCAGCCCGCCGACCGCGTCGACAAACACGGGGAGGGCTGGCTGTTCTTCATGCCCATGGTGCCCTTCCACGGCGACGGCGTCTCCCGCGCGTACGGCCTGCTCGAACGCATCCAGGACGAGAGCGGTGTGCGGCCCGGCTGCACCGTCAACGGGCTCTCCCCCGACCTCGTCGACTTCGTCGTCACCATCCGCTTCTCCCGCAGCGAGGAAGCGGCACGCCAGGCCCACCGGGTACTGGACCGTGCCCACGAACTGTTCCACGCCGAGGGCTTCGTCCCGTACCGCCTGGACGTCGACCATGCCGGCTGGCTCGACCGCCTCAGCCCGGACCCGGCCGGCCTTGCTCTCGTCCGCCGGCTCAAGCAGTGGATCGATCCGAACTCAGCCATCGCACCCGGCCGTTACGCCTGA